The following coding sequences are from one Streptococcus mitis window:
- a CDS encoding DMT family transporter, giving the protein MKNKNGVSFGLLSGIFWGLGLTISAYIFSIFTDLSPFVVAAAHDFLSIFILLAFLLVKEGKVRLSIFLNIRNVSVIIGALLAGPIGMQANLYAVKYIGSSLASSVSAIYPAISVLLAFFFLKHKISKNTVFGIVLIIAGIIAQTYKVEQVNSFYIGILCALVCAIAWGSESVLSSFAMESELSEIEALLIRQVTSFLSYLVIVLFSHQSFAEVANGQLLGLMIVFAAFDMISYLAYYIAINRLQPAKATGLNVSYVVWTVLFAVVFLGAPLDMLTIITSLVVIAGVYIIIKE; this is encoded by the coding sequence ATGAAAAATAAAAATGGAGTTTCCTTCGGTCTACTCTCAGGTATTTTCTGGGGTTTAGGTCTAACAATTAGTGCTTATATCTTTTCGATTTTTACAGATTTGTCGCCCTTTGTGGTAGCTGCTGCTCACGATTTCTTGAGTATCTTTATCTTACTAGCTTTTCTCTTGGTAAAAGAAGGAAAAGTTCGTCTCTCAATTTTCTTAAATATTCGCAATGTTAGTGTTATCATCGGAGCCTTGCTAGCAGGCCCTATTGGTATGCAGGCCAATCTTTATGCGGTTAAGTATATCGGAAGTTCCTTAGCTTCATCTGTATCGGCTATTTACCCTGCGATTTCGGTTTTATTGGCTTTCTTCTTTTTGAAGCACAAGATTTCAAAAAATACTGTATTTGGTATTGTCTTGATTATTGCAGGGATTATTGCTCAGACCTATAAGGTTGAACAGGTCAATTCCTTCTACATTGGGATTCTCTGTGCTTTGGTTTGTGCAATTGCATGGGGGAGTGAAAGTGTCCTTAGCTCCTTTGCCATGGAAAGTGAACTGAGTGAAATCGAAGCCCTCTTAATTCGTCAAGTGACTTCATTCTTGTCCTATCTTGTGATTGTGCTCTTCTCTCATCAGTCATTTGCAGAAGTGGCCAATGGACAATTGCTAGGTCTCATGATTGTCTTTGCTGCCTTTGATATGATTTCCTACTTGGCTTATTATATCGCTATCAATCGCTTGCAACCAGCCAAGGCTACAGGCTTGAACGTGAGTTATGTAGTTTGGACTGTCTTGTTTGCAGTTGTTTTCTTGGGTGCACCGCTAGATATGCTGACAATTATTACGTCACTTGTCGTTATTGCTGGAGTTTATATTATTATTAAAGAATAA
- a CDS encoding CTP--phosphocholine cytidylyltransferase yields MKAIILAAGLGTRLRPMTENTPKALVQVNQKPLIEYQIEFLKEKGIHDIIIIVGYLKEQFDYLKEKYGVRLVFNDKYADYNNFYSLYLVKEELANSYVIDADNYLFKNMFRNDLTRSTYFSVYREDCTNEWFLVYGDDYKVQDIIVDSKAGRILSGVSFWDAPTAEKIVSFIDKAYASGEFVDLYWDNMVKDNIKELDVYVEELEGNSIYEIDSVQDYHKLEEILKNEN; encoded by the coding sequence GTGAAAGCCATCATCTTAGCAGCGGGATTGGGAACTCGCTTGCGTCCTATGACTGAAAATACCCCTAAAGCCTTGGTTCAGGTTAATCAAAAACCCTTGATTGAATACCAAATTGAGTTTCTCAAAGAAAAAGGTATCCATGACATCATCATCATTGTTGGTTACCTTAAAGAACAATTCGATTACTTGAAAGAAAAATATGGGGTTCGCCTCGTTTTCAATGATAAATACGCTGACTACAATAACTTTTACTCTCTCTATCTTGTAAAAGAAGAATTAGCTAACAGTTATGTTATCGATGCCGATAATTATCTCTTTAAAAATATGTTCCGCAATGATTTGACACGTTCGACTTATTTTAGTGTTTATCGTGAAGATTGTACCAACGAATGGTTCTTGGTCTATGGAGATGACTACAAGGTTCAAGACATTATTGTTGATAGCAAGGCAGGTCGCATTCTTAGTGGTGTATCCTTCTGGGATGCTCCAACTGCAGAAAAGATTGTTAGCTTTATCGATAAGGCTTATGCAAGTGGTGAATTTGTTGATCTCTACTGGGACAATATGGTTAAGGATAACATCAAAGAGCTAGATGTCTATGTTGAAGAATTAGAAGGCAATAGCATCTATGAAATTGATAGTGTCCAAGACTATCATAAATTAGAAGAAATTCTTAAAAACGAAAATTAA
- the dprA gene encoding DNA-processing protein DprA, which translates to MKITNYEIYKLKKSGLTNQQILNVLEYGENVDQELLLGDIADISGCRNPAVFMERYFQIDDAHLEKEFKKFPSFSILDDCYPWDLSEIYDAPVLLFYKGNLDLLKFPKVAVVGSRACSKQGAKSVEKVIQGLENELVIVSGLAKGIDTAAHMAALQNGGKSIAVIGTGLDVFYPKANKRLQDYIGNDHLVLSEYGPGEQPLKFHFPARNRIIAGLCRGVIVAEAKMRSGSLITCERAMEEGRDVFAIPGSILDGLSDGCHHLIQEGAKLVTSGQDVLAEFEF; encoded by the coding sequence ATGAAAATCACAAACTATGAAATCTATAAGTTAAAAAAATCAGGTTTGACCAATCAACAGATTTTGAATGTCCTAGAATACGGTGAAAATGTTGATCAAGAACTGTTGTTAGGTGATATTGCAGATATATCAGGTTGCCGAAATCCAGCTGTTTTTATGGAACGTTATTTTCAGATAGACGATGCGCATTTGGAGAAGGAGTTTAAAAAATTTCCATCTTTCTCTATTTTAGATGACTGTTACCCTTGGGATTTGAGTGAAATATACGATGCGCCTGTACTTTTATTTTACAAGGGAAATCTTGACCTCTTGAAATTTCCTAAGGTAGCGGTCGTGGGAAGTCGTGCTTGTAGCAAACAGGGAGCTAAGTCAGTTGAAAAAGTCATTCAAGGATTGGAAAATGAACTGGTTATCGTCAGTGGATTAGCCAAGGGCATTGACACAGCAGCTCATATGGCAGCTCTTCAGAATGGCGGAAAAAGCATTGCAGTGATTGGAACAGGTCTGGATGTGTTTTATCCTAAAGCCAATAAACGCTTGCAAGACTACATCGGCAATGACCATCTGGTTCTCAGTGAGTATGGACCAGGCGAACAACCTCTAAAATTTCATTTTCCTGCCCGTAATCGCATCATTGCTGGACTTTGCCGTGGTGTGATTGTAGCAGAGGCTAAGATGCGCTCAGGTAGTCTCATTACCTGTGAGCGAGCAATGGAAGAAGGACGCGATGTCTTTGCTATTCCTGGTAGCATTTTAGATGGACTATCAGACGGTTGCCATCATTTGATTCAAGAAGGGGCAAAATTGGTCACCAGTGGGCAGGATGTTCTTGCGGAATTTGAATTTTAA